From the Leptospira sp. WS60.C2 genome, one window contains:
- a CDS encoding PP2C family protein-serine/threonine phosphatase → MSSDEKLTLDLGFLKKEMKKVEYQSEALVIEQYTLGDSFYFIESGSVKVWKYLDESKQDILVIGDLVAGDYFGEISLIDSAPRTVNITTKEDSVLYKLTREDFHRLIQTSPESTLTLMKLLTARIRNAEQRENKVLIQKNKELRLQNETLELMVKERTAKLTQSLKIIQEDLETAKTIQRNILPLGLRHIAHLDFASKFEPMAEVGGDIFDVIRLDKSKIRLFLADAIGHGVQAALITMAIKAEYDHIKHIAPNPSDVLYALNQIFIDRYGKKSNQFTAVIVDLRLEENSLVYASAGHNEPYVLSKSEVIPLNESGLMLGLEKDVEYMDSNLPFGLGDRLFMISDGYLEQENEAGFLLGESKLLSSFLSAKSLGLSLVDTVHYLMEQFHSFRGNTPMMDDVTILGIGTSYELGV, encoded by the coding sequence ATGAGCTCCGATGAAAAACTAACTCTCGACTTAGGTTTCCTAAAAAAGGAAATGAAAAAAGTTGAGTATCAATCGGAAGCTTTGGTAATCGAGCAATATACGTTAGGTGATTCCTTTTATTTCATTGAATCTGGAAGTGTTAAAGTTTGGAAATATCTGGATGAATCAAAACAAGACATTCTTGTGATTGGAGATTTAGTTGCAGGTGATTATTTTGGTGAAATTTCCTTAATTGATTCTGCGCCAAGAACAGTTAACATTACAACAAAAGAGGATTCCGTTTTATATAAGTTAACTAGGGAAGATTTTCATCGACTCATCCAAACAAGTCCCGAATCAACTTTGACTTTAATGAAATTGTTAACTGCAAGAATTAGAAATGCAGAACAAAGAGAAAACAAGGTTCTGATCCAAAAAAACAAAGAGTTACGCTTACAAAATGAGACTCTTGAATTGATGGTAAAAGAACGAACAGCAAAACTCACTCAATCTCTTAAAATCATACAAGAAGACTTGGAAACAGCAAAAACAATCCAGAGGAATATATTGCCTTTGGGTTTACGGCACATTGCTCATTTGGATTTTGCTTCGAAATTTGAGCCAATGGCGGAAGTGGGTGGTGATATTTTCGATGTGATCCGTTTGGACAAATCTAAAATTCGTTTGTTTTTGGCAGATGCCATCGGGCACGGTGTACAAGCGGCACTCATTACGATGGCGATCAAAGCAGAATATGATCACATTAAACACATTGCTCCGAATCCTTCTGATGTTTTGTACGCATTAAACCAAATCTTTATCGATCGTTATGGTAAAAAATCAAATCAGTTCACGGCTGTGATCGTGGATTTGAGATTAGAAGAAAATTCACTCGTTTATGCATCAGCAGGTCATAATGAGCCGTATGTTTTGAGCAAATCGGAAGTCATCCCTCTAAACGAGTCGGGTCTTATGCTTGGTCTTGAGAAGGATGTCGAATATATGGATTCTAATTTACCGTTTGGACTTGGGGATCGTTTGTTTATGATTTCTGATGGCTATTTGGAGCAAGAAAATGAGGCAGGTTTTTTACTCGGTGAATCCAAATTGCTTTCCAGTTTTTTATCTGCTAAGAGTTTAGGACTAAGTTTAGTTGATACTGTTCACTATCTGATGGAGCAGTTCCATTCGTTTCGGGGAAATACCCCAATGATGGATGACGTGACCATTCTCGGTA
- a CDS encoding cupin domain-containing protein, producing MAYIHQKNPMIIPVPGNKTIEEHFGIPSTNTSEVSIAHMIAPPGWGEPFQYPQFDEWTLMVRGKKQIEVDGETLVLSAGESILIKKGSRVRYSNPFSEDAEYWSVCKPAFTIDAVNREPE from the coding sequence ATGGCTTATATTCATCAAAAAAATCCAATGATCATTCCTGTTCCTGGCAATAAAACGATAGAGGAACACTTTGGAATACCATCAACTAATACCAGTGAAGTGTCTATTGCTCATATGATTGCACCTCCTGGTTGGGGAGAACCTTTTCAATATCCTCAATTTGATGAGTGGACATTGATGGTGAGAGGGAAAAAACAAATTGAAGTGGATGGTGAAACATTAGTTCTCTCTGCTGGGGAATCGATTTTAATCAAAAAAGGATCAAGGGTTAGATATTCCAATCCATTCTCGGAAGATGCAGAATATTGGTCTGTTTGTAAACCAGCATTTACAATAGATGCCGTAAATCGCGAACCAGAATAA
- a CDS encoding SDR family NAD(P)-dependent oxidoreductase, protein MSQLILVTGATDGIGRVCAHSFAKSKNELILVGRNPDKLSALVYSLEVHGVKVHPYVADLSLAKETFALAEKIRNNHPKIDVLLNNAGAYFDKRVVTNEGLEATFALNHLNYFILALGLLPSLKNASQARIINVASRAHEGVSLEFNDLMGETNYSGWKQYQRSKLMNIYFTYELAERLNQTKITVNCLHPGFVKTKFGQNNDGLTKVVLTFAQNIFAISEEKGAETSIYLATDPNLNNVSGKYFVKKKEAKSSPVSYDKVARRNLWTYTEDLIKHKYAFKFPGN, encoded by the coding sequence ATGAGTCAATTGATCTTAGTCACCGGTGCAACGGATGGAATTGGAAGAGTATGTGCCCATTCATTTGCAAAATCAAAAAATGAATTAATTTTAGTTGGCAGAAACCCAGACAAACTTTCTGCACTTGTTTACAGTTTAGAAGTCCACGGTGTTAAAGTGCATCCTTATGTGGCTGATTTATCTCTTGCCAAAGAAACATTTGCGTTAGCGGAAAAAATCAGAAATAATCATCCTAAAATTGATGTATTATTAAACAATGCAGGTGCTTATTTTGATAAACGAGTCGTTACCAACGAGGGGTTAGAAGCAACTTTTGCTTTAAATCACTTAAACTATTTCATATTGGCATTGGGATTACTTCCTTCCTTAAAAAATGCTAGCCAAGCTCGTATCATTAATGTTGCTTCGAGGGCACATGAAGGTGTCTCTTTGGAATTTAATGATCTAATGGGGGAAACCAACTATTCAGGTTGGAAACAATACCAACGATCAAAATTAATGAATATCTATTTCACCTACGAATTAGCAGAGCGATTAAACCAAACTAAGATTACAGTGAATTGTTTACATCCTGGTTTTGTTAAAACCAAATTTGGACAAAACAATGACGGTCTCACGAAAGTGGTTTTGACATTCGCGCAAAATATTTTTGCCATTTCAGAAGAAAAGGGTGCGGAAACTTCAATTTATCTTGCGACTGATCCAAACCTAAATAACGTTTCTGGGAAATATTTTGTAAAAAAGAAAGAAGCAAAAAGTTCTCCGGTTTCGTATGATAAAGTAGCCAGAAGGAATTTGTGGACATATACGGAAGATCTAATCAAACATAAATACGCTTTTAAATTTCCAGGTAACTAG
- a CDS encoding histidine kinase N-terminal 7TM domain-containing protein — MWQFHPYSVLLFLAFSFNLGLGLFVLKSFRLNLVKYLLILVLGSMMWTGFYGLDFIYITPDLHKTFVSLLYIGVAIANVGMVLVSIEFTNNQHLLTRRFWVIIIIQPLFTLAVCALDPIFKTLTLDTYLINVNGRIQWIQETNVGGFIASYLLSFFWSIFVGILLLRGILQSKDTERNRYLLILISFLFIWVTAILHKVGVRPLPGLNITAVMSTMQAILIFFAIGYYRMFDLLPLVRSEIVDELDEAVVILDFNNRVVDWNSSAENLFSIKDKKVALVSHKLFFLQTPEVITKLDHLSEKRTISKWTWEKDGKFWEVTAKQIRDSNRKKIGMVLVFRDNTEQRNLEKQMANVNRELLVANGTKDRFLSIISHDLRGPLAGIKMLLKVLNEDMKKKEDALAGMTQSLLDATESVFSLLENLLEWSKLQRGQEEFRPNYYRLDSIVSECVELFSLSAKNKGIQFEINIPNHAMVYCDDRMIITVIRNLISNALKFSHQNSKIQISAIDTGFHWLVSIRDFGVGMSKTTIDKLFKPGEVIKSIGTQGETGNGIGLLLCSEFVTVNGGTLSADSDGASGSVFQFSIPKKEEEETFI, encoded by the coding sequence TTGTGGCAATTTCATCCTTATAGCGTTCTTCTCTTTCTAGCTTTCAGCTTCAATTTAGGATTGGGGCTGTTTGTTCTTAAATCCTTCCGCCTTAATTTAGTTAAATATTTATTGATTCTAGTTCTTGGTTCCATGATGTGGACTGGGTTTTATGGTTTAGATTTTATCTATATTACACCAGATTTACATAAAACATTTGTTAGTTTGCTTTATATTGGTGTTGCGATTGCAAATGTTGGAATGGTTCTTGTTTCCATCGAATTTACAAATAATCAACATCTTCTCACAAGAAGGTTCTGGGTCATTATTATAATCCAACCTTTATTTACGTTAGCTGTTTGTGCTCTCGATCCAATTTTCAAAACACTAACTTTGGATACATATCTAATCAATGTGAACGGAAGAATCCAATGGATTCAGGAAACCAATGTAGGCGGATTTATAGCATCTTATCTGCTTTCTTTTTTCTGGTCAATTTTTGTTGGAATCCTTCTTTTGAGAGGAATCCTTCAGTCAAAAGACACGGAACGCAATCGATACTTACTGATCCTCATCTCATTTTTATTCATTTGGGTGACTGCTATTTTGCATAAAGTAGGAGTCCGTCCATTACCTGGTTTGAACATAACGGCCGTTATGAGTACAATGCAGGCAATTTTGATCTTTTTTGCGATTGGATATTATCGTATGTTTGACCTCCTTCCTTTGGTAAGAAGTGAGATCGTTGATGAATTAGATGAAGCAGTCGTTATTTTAGATTTCAACAATCGAGTTGTGGATTGGAATAGCTCAGCTGAAAACTTATTTTCGATCAAAGACAAAAAGGTGGCTTTGGTATCTCACAAATTGTTTTTTCTTCAAACTCCTGAAGTCATCACCAAATTGGATCATTTGTCTGAGAAGAGAACCATATCGAAGTGGACATGGGAAAAAGATGGTAAATTCTGGGAAGTTACCGCCAAACAAATCCGTGATTCGAACCGGAAAAAAATTGGGATGGTACTTGTTTTTCGCGACAATACGGAACAAAGAAATTTAGAAAAACAAATGGCAAATGTGAATCGTGAACTCCTTGTTGCCAACGGAACAAAAGATCGATTTTTATCTATCATTTCACACGACTTACGTGGCCCTCTTGCAGGCATCAAAATGTTACTCAAAGTTTTGAACGAGGACATGAAAAAGAAAGAAGATGCATTGGCGGGAATGACTCAATCTCTGCTTGATGCAACGGAATCAGTTTTTTCTCTTTTAGAAAATTTACTAGAGTGGTCTAAGTTACAACGAGGACAAGAAGAGTTTCGCCCCAATTATTATCGTTTAGATTCGATTGTATCGGAATGTGTGGAACTCTTTTCTTTGAGTGCTAAAAATAAAGGCATTCAGTTCGAGATAAACATCCCTAATCATGCAATGGTATATTGTGATGATAGAATGATTATCACAGTGATTCGCAATTTAATTTCAAATGCACTAAAATTCAGTCATCAAAATTCAAAGATTCAAATCTCTGCGATTGACACTGGTTTTCATTGGTTGGTTTCGATTCGTGATTTTGGTGTTGGAATGTCCAAAACAACCATTGATAAGTTATTCAAACCAGGGGAAGTGATCAAATCGATTGGAACACAGGGTGAAACTGGGAATGGAATTGGTTTATTATTGTGTTCAGAGTTTGTAACTGTCAATGGTGGGACTTTATCAGCGGATAGTGATGGAGCTTCAGGTTCTGTATTTCAGTTTAGTATTCCTAAAAAAGAAGAAGAGGAGACTTTTATATGA